From the genome of Mycobacterium dioxanotrophicus, one region includes:
- a CDS encoding rhamnulokinase produces MSQVAAVDLGATSGRVMVADIGGDRFDMRTVARFANDPVRLWDGTRDALHWDVPGLYAHVMDGLVAAGRDCDNLVGIGVDSWAVDYGLLRDGRLLSLPHHYRDIRTERGVDLVHAVIGPEQLYRRNGLQFLPFNTVYQLAEERAHGMLELADTVLLIPDLVTYWLTGVLGAERTNASTTGLLGLDGTWDGELMARLGLSRQLFPDLVEAGSGRGRVLPGVAEQLGCAAEVVSVASHDTASAVAAIPMDPDHAAYISCGTWGLVGVELTGPVATEDARRANFTNEVGVGGRIRFLHNVMGMWLLSETLRQYQREGHRVELTDLLAQAAQAPASDDVFDTNDPRFLTPGDIPTRICQWYTEHDRPAPAGHVQTIRVILESLAAAFAAAVRTAAELSGVDVQTVHIVGGGSQNELLCQLTADRLGVPLLAGPVEATALGNLLLTARAQGLIDGGPVQLRERVARWFPPRRYVPRTKRAAAMV; encoded by the coding sequence ATGAGTCAGGTTGCCGCCGTCGACCTGGGCGCGACCAGCGGCCGGGTCATGGTCGCCGACATCGGCGGCGACCGGTTCGACATGCGGACCGTCGCACGGTTCGCCAATGACCCGGTGCGGCTGTGGGACGGCACACGCGACGCGTTGCACTGGGATGTGCCAGGGTTGTACGCGCACGTCATGGACGGCTTGGTCGCGGCAGGCCGGGACTGCGACAACCTGGTCGGGATCGGGGTCGATTCGTGGGCCGTCGATTACGGTCTGCTCCGCGATGGTCGGCTGCTGTCCTTACCGCACCACTATCGTGATATCCGAACCGAGCGTGGCGTCGATCTCGTCCACGCGGTGATCGGTCCAGAGCAGCTGTACCGCCGCAACGGGTTACAGTTCTTGCCGTTCAACACCGTGTACCAACTCGCCGAGGAACGGGCGCACGGAATGCTCGAGTTGGCCGATACCGTGTTGCTCATACCGGATTTGGTGACGTACTGGCTGACCGGTGTTCTCGGAGCCGAACGGACCAACGCGTCGACCACCGGCCTGCTGGGGCTGGACGGCACCTGGGACGGTGAGCTGATGGCGCGGTTGGGGCTGTCGCGTCAACTGTTCCCCGACCTCGTGGAGGCCGGCAGTGGTCGCGGGCGGGTGCTGCCCGGCGTGGCCGAGCAACTCGGATGTGCCGCCGAGGTGGTTTCGGTGGCCTCGCACGATACCGCTTCGGCGGTCGCCGCGATCCCGATGGATCCTGATCACGCCGCGTACATCTCCTGCGGGACATGGGGTTTGGTGGGTGTCGAGCTGACCGGACCAGTCGCGACAGAAGATGCGCGGCGGGCCAACTTCACCAATGAGGTGGGCGTCGGCGGCCGGATCCGCTTCCTGCACAACGTGATGGGGATGTGGTTGCTCAGTGAGACGCTGCGGCAGTACCAGCGGGAGGGACACCGCGTCGAGCTCACAGACCTGCTGGCACAAGCCGCGCAGGCGCCGGCGTCGGACGACGTGTTCGACACCAATGACCCCCGCTTCCTGACACCCGGCGACATTCCCACTCGGATCTGCCAGTGGTACACCGAACACGACCGACCCGCCCCGGCCGGCCACGTGCAGACGATCCGGGTGATTCTGGAAAGCCTGGCCGCGGCCTTCGCCGCAGCGGTGCGCACGGCCGCCGAGCTGTCCGGCGTCGACGTGCAGACGGTACACATCGTCGGCGGCGGTTCGCAGAACGAACTGCTGTGCCAGCTCACCGCCGACCGGCTCGGTGTGCCGCTGCTCGCCGGGCCGGTCGAGGCCACCGCCCTCGGTAACCTGCTGCTCACCGCGCGTGCCCAAGGGCTCATCGACGGGGGCCCGGTCCAGTTGCGTGAGCGGGTGGCCCGGTGGTTTCCGCCGCGCCGGTACGTCCCGCGCACGAAGCGGGCCGCCGCAATGGTGTGA
- a CDS encoding STAS domain-containing protein, translating to MTITTNTPASDGNFRYVNQALVCDGASIRSQCRQLATVVTIKGDVNTFNIDTITAYVRRSTLPEKPLVVDMSGVTGFASQSISLFYDVDERCGALGVDWAVVASDAVISELHDIGVPVTASVAEALHHFAEGNLARRRLLPLLTKSA from the coding sequence ATGACTATCACGACCAACACCCCGGCTTCGGACGGCAATTTTCGGTACGTGAACCAGGCGCTCGTCTGCGACGGTGCCTCGATCCGATCACAGTGCCGACAGCTGGCCACGGTGGTGACGATCAAGGGCGACGTCAACACTTTCAACATCGACACCATCACCGCATACGTGCGCCGGTCCACTCTTCCCGAGAAGCCACTGGTCGTCGACATGAGCGGCGTGACGGGCTTTGCCTCGCAGTCGATTTCGTTGTTCTACGACGTTGACGAGCGCTGCGGCGCACTCGGTGTCGATTGGGCCGTGGTCGCGAGCGACGCCGTCATCTCCGAGCTCCACGACATCGGCGTGCCGGTCACCGCGTCCGTGGCCGAAGCACTGCACCACTTCGCCGAAGGCAACCTGGCTCGCCGCCGGCTGCTCCCCCTGCTTACCAAGAGTGCCTGA
- a CDS encoding bifunctional aldolase/short-chain dehydrogenase, giving the protein MTNPSVAELIARSNRLGADPKNTNYAGGNTSAKGTDTDPVTGAPVELLWVKGSGGDLGTLTENGLAVLRLDRMRALVDVYPGVDREDEMVAAFDYCLHGRGGAAPSIDTAMHGLVDADHVDHLHPDSGIALATAVDGEALTAKIFGDRVVWVPWRRPGFQLGLDIAAIKERNPQAIGTVLGGHGITAWGATSADAEANSLEIIETAERYIAEHGKPEPFGTPLPGFEPLPDEQRRTKAAELAPFIRGLASTDKPQVGHFTDDPRVLEFLSRSEHPRLAELGTSCPDHFLRTKVKPMVLDLRADASIEDAKARLAELHGAYRADYQAYYDRHATADSPAIRGADPAIVLIPGVGMFSYGKDKQTARVAGEFYLNAINVMRGAEAVSVYAPIDESEKFRIEYWALEEAKLARMPKPKPLATRIALVTGAASGIGKAIATRLAAEGACVVIADLDAEKAEAAASEINTTIGSADIAIGIAADVTDECAVQAAIDATVLAFGGIDIVINNAGLSLSKSLLDTTVEDWDLQHNVMARGSFLVSKAAARALIDQKLGGDIIYISSKNSVFAGPNNIAYSATKADQAHQVRLLAAELGEHGVKVNGINPDGVVRGSGIFAGGWGAKRAAVYGVAEEDLGKYYAQRTLLKREVLPENIANAAFALCTSDFSHTTGLHVPVDAGVAAAFLR; this is encoded by the coding sequence ATGACGAATCCTAGTGTCGCCGAATTGATCGCCCGGTCCAACCGGCTCGGGGCCGATCCGAAGAACACCAACTACGCCGGCGGGAACACCTCGGCCAAAGGCACCGACACCGACCCCGTCACCGGGGCACCCGTGGAGTTGTTGTGGGTCAAGGGGTCCGGCGGTGACCTCGGCACCCTGACCGAGAACGGCCTTGCGGTGCTGCGGCTGGACCGCATGCGGGCGCTGGTCGATGTGTATCCCGGTGTCGACCGCGAGGACGAGATGGTCGCCGCCTTCGATTACTGTCTGCACGGACGCGGCGGCGCTGCCCCGTCGATCGACACGGCCATGCACGGGCTGGTCGATGCCGACCATGTCGATCATCTGCATCCCGACTCGGGCATCGCCCTGGCGACAGCCGTCGACGGTGAGGCGTTGACCGCCAAGATCTTCGGTGACCGGGTGGTGTGGGTGCCCTGGCGGCGCCCCGGGTTCCAGCTCGGCCTCGACATCGCGGCCATCAAGGAGCGCAACCCGCAGGCGATCGGGACCGTCCTCGGGGGTCACGGCATCACCGCGTGGGGCGCGACATCAGCTGACGCCGAGGCGAACTCGCTGGAGATCATCGAAACCGCCGAGCGTTACATCGCCGAACACGGCAAGCCTGAGCCCTTCGGCACGCCACTGCCCGGGTTCGAACCGCTGCCCGACGAACAGCGCCGGACCAAGGCCGCCGAACTCGCCCCGTTCATCCGCGGCCTCGCCTCCACCGACAAGCCGCAGGTCGGCCATTTCACCGACGACCCTCGCGTACTCGAATTCCTTTCCCGCAGTGAACATCCCCGACTGGCGGAGCTCGGCACCAGCTGCCCCGACCACTTCCTGCGCACCAAGGTCAAGCCGATGGTGCTCGACCTGCGGGCCGATGCGTCCATCGAGGACGCCAAGGCCCGGCTGGCCGAACTGCACGGCGCCTATCGTGCCGACTACCAGGCCTACTACGACCGGCACGCGACTGCGGACAGCCCGGCGATTCGCGGCGCCGATCCGGCGATCGTGCTCATCCCGGGCGTCGGCATGTTCAGCTACGGCAAGGACAAGCAGACCGCCCGGGTGGCAGGCGAGTTCTACCTCAACGCGATCAATGTCATGCGGGGCGCCGAGGCGGTCTCGGTATACGCCCCCATCGACGAATCAGAGAAGTTCCGCATCGAGTACTGGGCGCTGGAGGAGGCCAAGCTGGCCAGGATGCCCAAGCCCAAACCGTTGGCGACCCGCATAGCGCTGGTCACCGGGGCGGCGTCGGGCATCGGCAAGGCCATCGCCACGCGGTTGGCTGCCGAGGGTGCGTGCGTGGTGATCGCTGACCTCGACGCGGAAAAGGCGGAAGCGGCTGCGTCAGAAATCAACACAACGATCGGCTCCGCTGATATCGCAATCGGCATCGCCGCCGACGTCACCGACGAATGCGCGGTGCAGGCCGCCATCGACGCCACCGTCCTGGCCTTCGGCGGGATCGACATCGTGATCAACAATGCGGGCCTGTCGCTGTCGAAGTCGTTGCTGGACACCACGGTCGAGGACTGGGACCTGCAGCACAACGTCATGGCGCGCGGCTCGTTCCTGGTGTCGAAGGCGGCCGCGCGAGCGCTGATCGACCAGAAACTCGGTGGCGACATCATCTACATCTCGTCGAAGAACTCGGTGTTCGCCGGGCCCAACAACATCGCGTACTCCGCCACCAAAGCCGATCAGGCCCACCAGGTTCGGTTGCTCGCCGCAGAACTGGGCGAGCACGGTGTCAAGGTGAACGGCATCAACCCCGACGGTGTGGTCCGCGGCTCGGGCATCTTCGCCGGCGGTTGGGGCGCCAAGCGGGCCGCGGTCTACGGCGTCGCCGAGGAGGATCTGGGCAAGTACTACGCGCAGCGCACGCTGCTCAAACGCGAAGTGCTGCCGGAGAACATCGCCAACGCCGCATTCGCCCTGTGCACCTCGGACTTCTCCCACACCACCGGGCTGCATGTGCCGGTGGATGCGGGGGTGGCCGCGGCCTTTCTGCGATGA
- the rhaI gene encoding L-rhamnose isomerase, with product MSTLVLPAELDNLAIELPSWAFGNSGTRFKVFGTPGTPRTVREKIADAATVHRLTGLAPSVALHIPWDTVDDYAALGSYAAEHGVRLGTINSNTFQDDDYKFGSLTHTDKTVRQKAIDHHLACIEIMNQTGSRDLKIWLADGTNYPGQGDIRNRQDRLAESLASIYQHIGPDQRMVLEYKFFEPAMYMTDVPDWGSAYAQVSALGERAMVCLDTGHHAPGTNIEFIVAQLLRLRKLGSFDFNSRFYADDDLIVGAADPFQLFRILYEVVRGGGLDAHSEVALMLDQCHNIEAKIPGQIRSVLNVQEMTARVLLIDTDALAVAQSSGDVLGANGIFMDAFYTDVRPALAQWRAERGLPTDPMAAFAASGYQDTINAERIGGTQSSWGA from the coding sequence ATGAGCACCCTCGTCCTGCCCGCCGAACTGGACAACCTGGCGATCGAACTTCCATCGTGGGCCTTCGGCAACTCCGGCACCCGCTTCAAGGTGTTCGGCACGCCCGGTACCCCGCGCACTGTCCGGGAGAAGATCGCCGATGCGGCCACGGTGCACCGGCTGACCGGTCTGGCGCCGAGCGTGGCACTGCACATCCCGTGGGACACCGTCGACGACTACGCGGCACTGGGCAGCTACGCCGCCGAGCACGGCGTGCGGCTGGGGACCATCAACTCCAACACGTTCCAGGACGACGACTACAAGTTCGGGAGCCTCACCCACACCGACAAGACCGTGCGGCAGAAGGCCATCGACCATCACTTGGCCTGCATCGAGATCATGAATCAGACCGGGTCGCGCGATCTGAAGATCTGGCTCGCCGACGGCACCAACTATCCCGGCCAGGGCGACATTCGGAACAGGCAGGACCGGCTCGCCGAGTCGCTGGCATCCATCTACCAGCACATCGGTCCGGACCAGCGAATGGTGCTGGAATACAAGTTCTTCGAACCGGCCATGTATATGACCGACGTGCCGGACTGGGGCAGCGCGTACGCCCAGGTGAGTGCGCTGGGGGAGCGGGCGATGGTGTGCCTGGACACCGGGCACCACGCGCCGGGCACCAACATCGAGTTCATCGTCGCCCAACTGCTGCGGCTGCGAAAGCTGGGATCGTTCGACTTCAACTCCCGTTTCTACGCCGACGACGACCTCATCGTGGGGGCCGCCGACCCGTTCCAGTTGTTCCGCATCTTGTATGAGGTGGTGCGTGGTGGCGGGCTCGACGCCCACTCGGAGGTCGCGCTGATGCTCGACCAGTGCCACAACATCGAGGCGAAGATTCCCGGTCAGATCCGGTCGGTGCTCAACGTCCAGGAGATGACGGCCCGCGTGCTGCTGATCGACACAGACGCACTGGCGGTCGCGCAGAGCAGCGGAGACGTGTTGGGCGCCAACGGGATTTTCATGGACGCGTTCTACACCGACGTCCGACCCGCGCTGGCACAGTGGCGCGCCGAGCGGGGACTTCCGACCGATCCGATGGCTGCTTTCGCAGCCTCGGGATACCAGGACACCATCAACGCCGAGCGCATCGGCGGAACGCAATCATCATGGGGAGCATGA
- a CDS encoding MFS transporter produces the protein MKIGARSTTGWRATIAVAMSNYIEAGSIIAIATSLGFWQAAFGIGNFAVGLLAALSANAFGAAIGAILGGPLCDRFGRKAIYTYDLLVYMAGVLLAAFAVNYAMLLAAFVITGIAVGAGVPASWTYIAEQAPSTARAKHVGTAQLAWSIGPLIGFALAAALAPLGLIGSRLVFGHLFVVAAVVWWVRQGLAESQIWADEGRHESNSLASAVGTRGLRGLFSRRVNITALLFLGGIYLFWNTVAGQAGIFMPRVYDTAGLHSPVAQNLLQVLVWGCTVLTTYFGFMRYADRMSQRLLYVIGAVLGIVAWIVLVAFTDSGVPTMLAFAVLWGLASGIGAQAFYSLWASELFATPYRASAQGVMFFVVRTATGLLSYFFPTLLAATGLTAVGILLVALLTVALLIGAVGAPRTRGKTLQQIEVERYGAPVVTTMERTAA, from the coding sequence ATGAAGATCGGAGCACGCTCCACAACCGGGTGGCGGGCCACCATCGCGGTCGCCATGTCGAACTACATCGAGGCCGGGTCGATCATCGCGATCGCCACCAGTCTGGGGTTCTGGCAGGCGGCCTTCGGGATCGGAAACTTCGCAGTCGGATTGCTGGCGGCGTTGAGCGCCAACGCTTTTGGCGCAGCGATCGGTGCGATTCTGGGTGGTCCGCTGTGTGATCGCTTCGGGCGCAAGGCAATCTACACATACGATCTGCTGGTCTACATGGCCGGCGTGCTGCTCGCCGCGTTCGCGGTGAACTACGCCATGCTGCTCGCCGCATTCGTCATCACCGGTATCGCGGTCGGCGCCGGTGTCCCCGCGTCGTGGACCTACATCGCCGAACAGGCACCGTCGACCGCCCGGGCCAAGCACGTCGGCACCGCACAGCTGGCCTGGTCGATCGGACCGCTCATCGGGTTCGCGTTGGCGGCCGCGCTTGCCCCGCTCGGACTGATCGGCTCCCGCTTGGTGTTCGGCCACCTCTTCGTCGTCGCCGCCGTGGTCTGGTGGGTGCGGCAGGGCCTGGCCGAATCGCAGATCTGGGCCGACGAGGGCCGCCACGAATCGAATTCGCTGGCATCGGCGGTCGGCACGCGCGGACTGCGCGGACTGTTCTCTCGCCGGGTCAACATCACCGCTCTGTTGTTCCTCGGCGGCATCTACCTGTTCTGGAACACGGTCGCCGGACAGGCGGGCATCTTCATGCCCCGGGTCTATGACACCGCCGGGCTGCACAGCCCGGTCGCCCAGAATCTGCTGCAGGTTCTGGTGTGGGGCTGCACGGTGCTCACCACCTACTTCGGCTTCATGCGGTACGCCGACCGGATGAGTCAGCGCCTGCTCTATGTGATCGGGGCGGTGCTGGGAATCGTCGCCTGGATCGTGCTGGTGGCGTTCACCGACAGCGGCGTGCCGACCATGCTGGCCTTCGCGGTGCTGTGGGGTCTCGCCAGCGGCATCGGCGCCCAGGCCTTCTACAGCCTGTGGGCCAGCGAGCTGTTCGCCACGCCGTACCGGGCCAGCGCGCAGGGGGTCATGTTCTTCGTCGTCCGCACCGCCACCGGGCTGTTGAGCTACTTCTTCCCGACCCTGCTCGCGGCCACCGGCCTCACGGCCGTCGGGATCTTGCTCGTCGCTCTGCTCACCGTGGCGCTGCTGATCGGTGCCGTCGGCGCCCCGCGCACCCGCGGCAAGACGCTGCAGCAGATCGAGGTCGAGCGTTACGGTGCGCCCGTCGTCACCACCATGGAAAGGACCGCAGCATGA
- a CDS encoding CaiB/BaiF CoA transferase family protein yields the protein MQGVRILEVAQFTFVPAAGAILADWGADVVKVEHPLRGDTQRGFIHMGGFELDPDRHPLIEHPNRGKRSVGIDVSTPGGQEVLYEIAKTADVFLTNYMPQARQKNKFDVEHIRAVNPDIIYARGSAYGDKGPERMVGGFDGTAFWTRSGVGHALTPEELGGALSQGIPAFGDSIGGMNIAGGIAAALFHRERTGETTEIDVSLLSTAWWAAGASVTQGMESGETMRSVMPDSVGPTVNPFLGNYLTSDGGTINLCIVSPTGYIRDAFEHLGLPELADDPRFSDVLPLIENAEAAAELIAGAIRSKPFEYWRKHLTTMKGQWAPFQSLVDLATDEQAIANDMIVEVEGADGKPFRVVRGPVQFNHEPLETTRAPQASEHTELVLMELGIDWDRIAQLKDSGAIA from the coding sequence ATGCAGGGTGTCCGGATCTTGGAGGTCGCGCAGTTCACGTTCGTGCCGGCGGCAGGTGCCATCCTCGCCGACTGGGGCGCCGATGTCGTCAAGGTAGAACACCCGCTGCGGGGCGACACCCAGCGCGGTTTCATCCACATGGGCGGTTTCGAGCTCGACCCCGACCGGCATCCGCTCATCGAACATCCCAACCGGGGCAAGCGCAGCGTCGGCATCGATGTGTCGACCCCGGGTGGTCAGGAGGTCCTCTACGAGATCGCCAAGACCGCCGATGTGTTCCTGACCAACTACATGCCGCAGGCCCGGCAGAAGAACAAGTTCGACGTCGAGCACATCCGCGCGGTCAATCCGGACATCATCTATGCCAGGGGTAGCGCCTACGGCGACAAAGGGCCGGAGCGGATGGTCGGCGGTTTCGACGGCACCGCGTTCTGGACCCGCAGCGGGGTCGGTCATGCGCTGACACCCGAGGAACTCGGCGGTGCCCTGTCGCAGGGCATCCCGGCGTTCGGGGATTCCATCGGTGGCATGAACATCGCCGGGGGCATCGCCGCGGCGCTGTTTCACCGGGAACGGACCGGAGAGACGACCGAGATCGACGTGTCACTGCTCAGCACCGCATGGTGGGCCGCCGGCGCGAGCGTCACTCAAGGCATGGAGAGCGGCGAGACGATGCGTTCGGTGATGCCGGACTCGGTCGGCCCCACGGTGAACCCGTTTCTCGGTAACTATCTGACGTCCGACGGCGGCACCATCAACCTGTGCATCGTGAGCCCCACCGGCTACATCAGGGACGCGTTCGAGCACCTCGGGCTGCCCGAATTGGCCGACGACCCGAGGTTCTCCGATGTGCTACCGCTCATCGAGAACGCGGAGGCGGCCGCGGAGCTGATCGCCGGCGCCATCCGGAGCAAGCCTTTCGAGTACTGGCGCAAGCACCTCACGACGATGAAAGGTCAGTGGGCGCCGTTCCAGAGCTTGGTCGACCTGGCCACCGACGAGCAGGCCATCGCCAACGACATGATCGTGGAGGTCGAGGGCGCGGACGGTAAGCCCTTCCGGGTGGTGCGTGGGCCCGTGCAGTTCAACCACGAGCCGCTGGAGACCACGCGGGCGCCGCAGGCCTCCGAACACACCGAACTGGTGTTGATGGAGCTGGGCATCGACTGGGACAGGATCGCCCAGCTCAAGGATTCCGGCGCCATTGCCTGA